The Candidatus Palauibacter scopulicola genome includes a region encoding these proteins:
- a CDS encoding sulfite oxidase, whose product MKRRIQTALFTRRDFVRAASAGPAAAWLAACDRAGDAGSAADAAAAIASGEEREQPPRWVKDPSPFIQRVTNLETRLELIEGFITPNELFFVRNHSPTPTIDPEGYSLRVEGDGAETELRLDLSTLESLPQHSITAYLECAGNWRGLYPELTGVRASGGQWTTGAVGCAEWSGPSLGTVLDLAGVRPETVDVNLVGLDGSAFERAMPLAKARDPDTIIALRMNGEPLPADHGFPARSVVPGWSGSSSVKWLGSIQISTERVWNRNNTSSYVLIGDQWPEADYAPAQGPVITELVVKSALALPRPASLEPGSHVLHGFAHAPAGPVSAVEWSPDGGATWLEAEIVDPVLPLAWQRFEFEWDATPGAHTLATRATDAAGNTQPDEPLMNDKGYLLNVPLPHPVQVG is encoded by the coding sequence ATGAAGCGCAGAATCCAGACCGCTCTTTTCACTCGTCGGGATTTCGTTCGTGCCGCCAGCGCGGGACCCGCCGCGGCCTGGCTCGCCGCCTGCGACCGCGCGGGAGACGCCGGGTCAGCGGCGGACGCGGCCGCGGCCATCGCCTCCGGAGAGGAGCGAGAGCAGCCACCGAGGTGGGTGAAGGATCCGTCGCCCTTCATCCAGCGCGTCACGAACCTGGAGACGCGGCTCGAGCTCATCGAAGGGTTCATCACGCCGAACGAGCTGTTCTTCGTCCGAAACCATTCGCCCACGCCGACGATCGACCCGGAGGGCTACTCGCTCCGGGTGGAGGGGGACGGCGCCGAAACGGAGCTGCGGCTCGACCTGTCCACCCTCGAGTCGCTGCCGCAGCACTCGATCACCGCGTACCTGGAGTGCGCCGGAAACTGGCGCGGGCTGTACCCGGAACTCACGGGCGTCCGCGCGAGCGGCGGCCAGTGGACGACCGGCGCGGTGGGATGCGCGGAGTGGTCGGGTCCGTCGCTCGGCACGGTGCTCGATCTGGCCGGCGTCCGGCCGGAAACGGTCGACGTGAACCTCGTGGGGCTGGATGGCTCGGCGTTCGAACGCGCCATGCCGCTCGCCAAGGCGCGGGACCCCGACACGATCATCGCGCTGCGCATGAACGGCGAGCCGCTCCCCGCCGATCACGGATTCCCGGCGCGTTCCGTCGTCCCCGGCTGGTCCGGATCCAGCAGCGTCAAATGGCTGGGGTCCATCCAGATCTCCACCGAGCGGGTGTGGAACCGGAACAACACGTCGTCCTACGTCCTCATCGGCGACCAGTGGCCGGAAGCGGACTACGCGCCCGCCCAGGGTCCGGTGATCACGGAACTCGTCGTGAAGAGCGCCCTGGCGCTTCCGCGGCCCGCCAGTCTGGAGCCGGGATCCCACGTCCTGCACGGGTTCGCGCACGCGCCGGCGGGACCCGTGTCGGCCGTCGAATGGAGCCCGGACGGCGGAGCGACCTGGCTGGAGGCCGAGATCGTGGATCCGGTTCTGCCCCTGGCTTGGCAACGGTTCGAGTTCGAGTGGGACGCGACCCCGGGAGCGCACACGCTGGCCACGCGCGCCACGGACGCAGCGGGCAATACGCAGCCGGACGAGCCCCTAATGAACGACAAGGGTTACCTGCTGAATGTCCCGCTCCCGCACCCCGTGCAGGTGGGATGA
- a CDS encoding insulinase family protein — MKMSRLSGVASVSTAVVLFASLSASGAAAQTPAPTDPIPPDPAVITGTLDNGLRYFVRENDQPENRAELRLVVNAGSILEDEDQLGLAHFVEHMAFNGTENFEKQALVDYLESIGMQFGPDVNAYTSFDETVYMLQVPMDDPEVLATAFQILEDWAQGVRFDPEEVDKERGVVIEEWRGRRGAQARMQDRQFPVMFEGSLYAERLPIGKTEILETAPAERLRDFYEDWYRPDLMAIIAVGDFDGGEIESTIREQFAGLTGPAEPRPRVFADIPVDHPPRVAIATDTEAMQSQVGVLYKQPPAPRGTVADFRRGLVEGLYSGMLNARLDELRLQADPPFLVGFSGQGRFARGVDAYQLAAVVGDGGIERGLEALLMEAERVVRHGFTGTELERQKTDVRRAYERRLAERENQESIVLANRYLQAFLQDSPYPSIEAQMALVDALLPGITLAETNAVAQAWLAEEGRIILVNAPEKEGLETPAEEDLVGVFASVSGAEIEAYEDAAADAPLLPVVPEGAPVVSEETLEDVGVSIWTLENGVRVVLKPTDFKDDEILFSATSPGGTSLLSDDLMRKTSFALNVIAQSGVGEFDQTELGKKLTGKAVRVSPSLGSLSEGIGGSSSPQDVETAFQLIYLYFSAPRRDETMFEALKAQQTGVLANILANPNLVFSDTISATMSQGHPRVPRMSQLMEILQEADLDAGYEVFRERFADASDFTFYFAGAFDLATIRPLVERYLGALPNLERVENWVDHGIDPPAGVIETVVYKGLEPQSRTQIIFAGDAEYSREEAGAIYAMAEVLQIRLRELLREDLGGTYSVGVNGRLTYRPDEEYSVTIGFGSAPERAEELSSVVFEEIERLRTEGPDAETVGKVRETQRRGLETSLRENRYWLNQLASFERGGWDLSDIPSFEGIESWTAEQVREAAVRYLRTDRYARFVLLPEQKVP, encoded by the coding sequence ATGAAGATGTCCCGCTTGTCCGGCGTCGCTTCCGTCTCGACCGCCGTCGTCCTTTTCGCGTCCCTCTCCGCTTCCGGAGCCGCCGCGCAGACCCCGGCCCCGACGGATCCGATCCCGCCCGACCCGGCCGTCATAACCGGAACGCTGGACAACGGCCTGCGCTATTTCGTGCGCGAAAACGATCAGCCGGAGAACCGCGCGGAATTGCGTCTCGTCGTGAACGCCGGCTCCATCCTCGAGGACGAGGACCAGCTCGGGCTCGCGCATTTCGTCGAGCACATGGCGTTCAACGGCACGGAGAACTTCGAGAAGCAGGCGCTCGTCGACTATCTCGAGTCGATCGGGATGCAGTTCGGACCCGACGTCAACGCGTACACCAGCTTCGATGAGACGGTCTACATGCTCCAGGTGCCGATGGACGACCCGGAGGTGCTGGCCACCGCGTTCCAGATCCTCGAGGACTGGGCCCAGGGCGTGCGCTTCGATCCGGAGGAGGTCGACAAGGAGCGCGGCGTCGTCATCGAGGAATGGCGCGGACGCCGAGGCGCCCAGGCGCGGATGCAGGACCGGCAGTTCCCGGTCATGTTCGAGGGGTCGCTCTACGCGGAGCGACTCCCGATCGGGAAGACGGAGATCCTCGAGACCGCACCCGCCGAGCGGCTGCGCGACTTCTACGAGGACTGGTATCGGCCGGATCTGATGGCGATCATCGCCGTCGGCGATTTCGACGGCGGGGAGATCGAGTCGACAATCCGCGAGCAATTCGCCGGGCTGACCGGACCGGCGGAGCCCCGTCCGCGGGTCTTCGCCGACATCCCCGTCGACCATCCGCCCCGCGTGGCGATTGCGACCGACACGGAAGCCATGCAGAGCCAGGTCGGCGTGTTGTACAAGCAGCCGCCGGCCCCGCGAGGTACCGTCGCCGACTTTCGCCGCGGCCTCGTCGAGGGTCTCTACTCGGGCATGCTGAACGCCCGCCTCGATGAACTCCGGCTGCAGGCCGATCCGCCGTTCCTGGTGGGGTTCTCGGGACAGGGCCGGTTCGCCCGTGGAGTGGATGCCTACCAGCTCGCGGCGGTGGTCGGGGATGGCGGGATCGAGCGCGGGCTCGAGGCGCTGCTGATGGAGGCGGAGCGCGTCGTGCGCCACGGCTTCACCGGGACGGAACTGGAGCGGCAGAAGACGGACGTGAGACGGGCCTACGAGCGGCGACTCGCGGAGCGCGAGAACCAGGAGTCGATCGTGCTCGCGAACCGCTACCTGCAGGCGTTTCTTCAGGACAGTCCGTACCCGTCCATCGAGGCGCAGATGGCGCTCGTGGACGCCCTGCTGCCCGGGATCACGCTCGCCGAGACCAACGCCGTCGCCCAGGCGTGGCTGGCGGAGGAAGGGCGCATCATCCTGGTCAACGCGCCCGAGAAGGAAGGTCTCGAGACCCCTGCGGAGGAGGATCTGGTCGGCGTCTTCGCGTCGGTGTCGGGTGCGGAGATCGAAGCGTACGAGGACGCGGCGGCCGATGCTCCCCTCCTCCCCGTCGTCCCCGAGGGCGCGCCGGTCGTCTCGGAGGAGACGCTCGAGGATGTGGGCGTCTCCATCTGGACTCTGGAGAACGGCGTGCGCGTCGTCCTCAAGCCCACCGACTTCAAGGACGACGAGATTCTCTTCTCCGCGACGAGCCCCGGTGGCACGTCGCTGCTTTCCGACGACCTGATGCGGAAGACGTCGTTCGCCCTCAACGTCATCGCCCAGTCGGGAGTGGGGGAGTTCGATCAGACCGAGCTCGGGAAGAAGCTCACCGGCAAGGCCGTTCGGGTCTCTCCGTCGCTGGGGTCGCTCTCGGAAGGGATCGGAGGGTCGTCGTCCCCGCAGGATGTCGAGACGGCGTTTCAGCTCATCTACCTGTACTTCTCCGCGCCCCGCAGGGATGAGACCATGTTCGAGGCGCTCAAGGCCCAGCAGACGGGGGTGCTCGCGAACATCCTGGCCAATCCCAACCTCGTGTTCTCCGACACCATCTCGGCCACCATGTCCCAGGGACATCCGCGGGTCCCGCGGATGAGCCAACTCATGGAGATCCTCCAGGAGGCCGACCTCGACGCGGGCTACGAAGTCTTCCGTGAGCGGTTCGCGGACGCCAGCGACTTCACGTTCTACTTTGCGGGCGCCTTCGATCTCGCGACGATCCGCCCCCTCGTGGAACGGTATCTCGGTGCGCTCCCCAATCTCGAGCGGGTGGAGAACTGGGTGGATCACGGCATCGATCCTCCCGCGGGCGTGATCGAAACCGTCGTGTACAAGGGGCTGGAGCCGCAGAGCCGCACACAGATCATCTTCGCCGGAGACGCCGAATACTCGCGCGAAGAGGCGGGCGCGATCTACGCCATGGCGGAAGTTCTCCAGATCCGGCTGCGCGAGCTGCTGCGCGAAGACCTGGGCGGGACGTACAGCGTGGGGGTGAACGGCCGGCTCACCTACCGGCCCGACGAGGAATACAGCGTGACCATCGGGTTCGGTTCGGCACCCGAGCGCGCCGAGGAACTCTCCTCCGTGGTCTTCGAGGAGATCGAGCGGCTGAGGACGGAGGGGCCGGACGCGGAGACGGTGGGGAAGGTCCGCGAGACGCAGCGGCGGGGGCTGGAGACGAGCCTGCGCGAGAACCGGTACTGGCTGAACCAGTTGGCGAGTTTCGAGCGCGGAGGCTGGGACCTGAGCGACATCCCGAGCTTCGAGGGGATCGAAAGCTGGACCGCGGAGCAGGTGCGGGAAGCCGCCGTCCGCTACCTCCGCACCGACCGGTATGCCCGGTTCGTGCTGCTCCCGGAGCAGAAGGTCCCCTAG
- a CDS encoding N-acetylmuramoyl-L-alanine amidase-like domain-containing protein has protein sequence MKWRGVFTLAKVVACILATVAVIAALAWSQVQPSTSTVIDEMAGVGTASGARAGGADWTEEDWAIFEEKVRFAAERGLADMEPGEAVVRLAETFVGTTYEPGTLEVMGPERLVINFRELDCVTLVETVLALTRFVRDQGEEALADPPAARAAYESHLTALRYRGGRLDGYASRLHYFSEWLTDNEAKGLVRITTGALDPAVDPEPVRFMSEHPDSYWQLADPDVREEIAVMEARLGEEPNRQYVPQDRIADVADRIRNGDVIAATSTVEGLDVAHTGFAVWRDGALHLLHAPLVGRSVEISERPLPERILSIDSQDGIMVARPVEPRR, from the coding sequence ATGAAATGGCGCGGTGTCTTCACGCTGGCGAAAGTCGTCGCCTGCATCCTTGCGACGGTCGCCGTCATTGCGGCGCTCGCCTGGTCGCAGGTCCAGCCCTCCACTTCGACCGTGATTGACGAGATGGCCGGTGTCGGGACGGCGTCGGGCGCCCGTGCGGGCGGAGCGGACTGGACTGAGGAGGATTGGGCGATCTTCGAGGAGAAGGTCCGGTTCGCGGCGGAGCGCGGACTCGCCGACATGGAGCCGGGCGAGGCCGTCGTGCGGCTCGCGGAGACCTTCGTCGGCACGACGTACGAACCCGGCACGCTCGAAGTCATGGGACCCGAGCGCCTCGTGATCAACTTCCGCGAACTGGACTGCGTGACCCTGGTCGAGACCGTCCTCGCCCTGACGCGTTTCGTTCGCGATCAGGGCGAGGAAGCCCTCGCCGATCCGCCCGCGGCGCGGGCCGCCTACGAGTCACACCTCACGGCACTCCGGTATCGGGGAGGCCGCCTCGACGGGTACGCGAGCCGCCTCCACTACTTCTCGGAGTGGCTGACGGACAACGAGGCCAAGGGGCTCGTGCGGATCACGACCGGCGCACTCGACCCCGCCGTCGATCCGGAGCCGGTGCGCTTCATGTCGGAGCATCCGGACTCGTACTGGCAACTGGCCGACCCGGACGTCCGCGAAGAGATCGCCGTCATGGAAGCGCGGCTCGGCGAGGAGCCGAACCGGCAGTACGTGCCGCAAGACCGAATCGCCGACGTGGCGGATCGGATCCGCAACGGCGACGTGATCGCGGCCACGTCGACCGTTGAAGGGCTGGACGTCGCCCACACCGGATTCGCCGTATGGCGCGACGGGGCGCTTCACCTCCTTCACGCCCCCCTTGTGGGCAGGTCCGTGGAGATCTCGGAACGCCCCCTTCCGGAGCGGATCCTCTCCATCGACTCCCAGGACGGCATCATGGTCGCGCGCCCCGTCGAGCCGCGCCGATAG
- a CDS encoding amidase family protein has translation MRPRSNAPGTSWRPRIVDGFHRKRHAIPALLSATLALAGVACNPEPDAGAAAAFPVVEATIGDVQAAIRDGRTTCREVVERHLARIAAYEDAINAITVLNPLALERADRLDAALAAGETTGPLFCVPMLVKDNFDTHDMVTTGGSIALADNIPPDDAFMVRKIREAGAVAIAKTNMAEWAFSPRQSVSSSFDTTRNAYALDRVPAGSSGGTASGVAASFGVIGLGSDTGNSIRGPSSHLALVGIRSTIGLTSRDGVIPLSFDRDIAGPMGRTVEDVARVFNVVAGYDPADPYTEAGRGREEEDYTAFLDADGARGARIGVLRALADPEETDGEILALFDAAVDDLRALGAEVIDPFDFDVAAELGREGMFCRRFRHDMWVYLQSLGPAAPLTDVLEVLEDGRYSDYAQASLRRNEGAPLDVHPSDWDEPCPDYAENDGRQAYLASLVEAMDAEGLDAILYPSWLCIPAHIDRGDEEYCGDNSQRVAPATGMPAITVPMGYARGTLPAGLQILARPYDEGVLFRLAYAYEQATRHRRPPDGFPEIR, from the coding sequence ATGCGACCGAGGAGCAACGCCCCCGGGACGTCCTGGCGTCCGCGGATCGTCGACGGCTTCCACCGGAAGCGCCACGCGATTCCGGCGTTACTGTCCGCTACGCTCGCGCTGGCCGGGGTCGCCTGCAATCCCGAACCGGACGCCGGGGCCGCCGCGGCCTTCCCGGTCGTGGAGGCGACGATCGGCGATGTGCAGGCGGCGATCCGCGATGGGAGAACGACCTGCCGCGAGGTCGTGGAGCGGCATCTCGCCCGAATCGCGGCGTACGAAGACGCGATCAACGCCATCACGGTGCTCAACCCGCTGGCGCTCGAGCGCGCGGACCGGCTCGACGCGGCGCTGGCCGCCGGCGAGACGACGGGACCGCTCTTCTGCGTCCCGATGCTCGTCAAGGACAACTTCGACACGCACGACATGGTCACGACCGGAGGATCCATCGCGCTCGCGGACAACATCCCGCCCGACGACGCCTTCATGGTGCGGAAGATCCGCGAGGCCGGCGCGGTCGCGATCGCCAAGACGAACATGGCGGAATGGGCGTTCAGCCCGCGCCAGTCCGTCAGCTCCTCCTTCGACACGACGCGCAACGCCTACGCCCTCGACCGCGTCCCGGCCGGATCCAGCGGCGGAACGGCCTCGGGCGTCGCCGCCTCGTTCGGCGTCATCGGGCTGGGCAGCGACACCGGCAACTCGATCCGCGGACCCAGCTCCCACCTCGCCCTGGTCGGGATCCGTTCGACCATCGGCCTCACAAGCCGCGATGGGGTCATCCCTCTCTCCTTCGACCGCGACATCGCGGGTCCGATGGGCCGGACCGTGGAGGACGTCGCGCGCGTGTTCAACGTCGTGGCCGGCTACGACCCGGCGGACCCGTACACGGAAGCGGGGCGTGGCCGCGAGGAAGAGGACTACACCGCCTTCCTGGACGCCGACGGGGCGCGCGGGGCGAGGATCGGCGTTCTGCGCGCGCTGGCGGATCCCGAGGAGACCGACGGGGAGATTCTCGCGCTCTTCGACGCGGCCGTCGACGATCTGCGGGCGCTCGGGGCGGAGGTGATCGACCCCTTCGACTTCGACGTCGCGGCGGAACTGGGACGCGAGGGGATGTTCTGCCGCCGCTTCCGCCATGACATGTGGGTCTACCTGCAGTCGCTGGGCCCGGCGGCGCCGCTGACCGATGTCCTCGAGGTACTGGAGGACGGGCGCTACTCGGATTATGCGCAGGCGTCGCTGCGGCGGAACGAGGGGGCGCCGCTCGACGTACATCCGTCCGACTGGGACGAACCCTGTCCGGACTACGCGGAGAACGACGGACGGCAGGCCTACCTGGCGAGCCTCGTGGAAGCGATGGATGCCGAAGGCCTGGACGCGATCCTCTACCCGTCGTGGCTCTGCATCCCCGCCCATATCGACAGGGGCGACGAGGAGTACTGCGGCGACAACAGCCAGCGCGTGGCCCCCGCCACCGGCATGCCCGCGATCACGGTGCCGATGGGATACGCGCGCGGCACCCTTCCGGCGGGACTGCAGATCCTCGCGCGGCCGTACGACGAAGGGGTTCTCTTTCGACTCGCGTACGCGTACGAACAGGCGACACGACACCGCCGTCCCCCGGACGGCTTTCCGGAGATCCGATGA
- a CDS encoding TonB-dependent receptor codes for MFRRLGTRAVAAVALAWPSAAVAQEGAIGGTVTGEDGLALPTVSVTATGPALGGETRTALTSGQGVYDVTGLPPGSYSLRFVYPGFAIETRTGVEVTAGERTVVDVELVSLRTVTLAELTAVVTGSNFEAPPINLPYAVDVTSRETLQEEGSPLVVDFFKRLGANHGSLGERNSWYNRSGALIPESVASVNLRGLGASRTLVLLNGRRQVYTPSRLPGGRFVDVNAFPSIALDRIEVLKEGASAIYGSDAVAGVANFVTRRDFEGFEVTAAHDYFSGAGDSNAAAIWGGNLGGSTNLVLSAEWATRRELMPQERDWGLRPYPGPGGGGWSYYGNPGAFLMPTLTGNEAPGEFVSALIDSQFGASPSLFVDPDCENFGGVDEGVTCRFRYQPYDNLVDAQTHVRAFGELNTELGTGTTLHLEGLWSEAAIPNWLTTPSFPPISLYDGNQIVPSANPGRQAFCAANAAHAGFASAADCLENDWYFYGRLVGNSGPGRTLHRSSRTQRIAASLDRYFEATDGHLDISVSYSRATGNVNQPAEYAYRKHLAFRGFGGPNCGVDVVVDPTSPSGMSLGPTGGAVSGQGDCMFYNPFSNALQRAEQPGTRYTNADNPAYVTGGANSAELIDWINEEVDLFNTADLFVAEATLTGQFTEALGYALGYQFRRFDVTGTPNDPGNQAINPCQVPGDRTCLEKAGPFTFTTGYFPYEDDQTVHRIYGEIPLSFGDRLDVQVAANYEFHDVASSFDPKLSLRLKLSESPDHQLSLRGSLQSTFRVPSVDDVNTDQITALEYVQEVDVYKAVDTFGNPDLEPERAVTGNAGLIFFHFPSRLQATFDYWTYDFRDVINVIPHSSITRLYHEGGASRAAVQEFVKCPDDWNTGTCDAALIERIRIDLINWPGMQTSGFDWSLSTRRTLGNGELSVGIDGTYTRTYDIKALQINNVELVGATEGAGKLNRFNPLAWPLPRWKWSASVGYHGERYSAIGNVNYISSYEDDLNAGDPTYPHRVIDAFGTFDVTLMMRLTNNIDAFVTGFNLFDTAPPLVNQEGAYDGLTHDPKGRRIKAGMTYTIN; via the coding sequence ATGTTCAGAAGACTCGGAACGCGCGCTGTCGCGGCGGTCGCGCTCGCGTGGCCATCGGCCGCGGTCGCGCAGGAAGGAGCCATCGGCGGGACGGTCACGGGCGAGGACGGTCTCGCCCTGCCCACGGTGAGCGTGACGGCGACCGGACCGGCGCTCGGCGGCGAGACGCGCACGGCGCTCACCTCCGGGCAGGGGGTCTATGACGTGACGGGACTCCCGCCCGGGAGCTATTCGCTGCGGTTCGTCTATCCCGGTTTCGCGATCGAGACGCGGACGGGCGTCGAGGTGACGGCGGGTGAGCGGACCGTGGTCGACGTGGAACTCGTCTCCCTGCGGACCGTGACGCTCGCGGAACTGACGGCGGTGGTGACGGGCTCGAACTTCGAGGCGCCACCCATCAACCTCCCCTATGCGGTCGACGTCACGAGCCGCGAAACGCTGCAGGAAGAGGGTTCGCCGCTGGTGGTGGATTTCTTCAAGCGGCTGGGGGCGAACCACGGTTCCCTCGGGGAACGCAACAGCTGGTACAACCGCAGCGGGGCGCTGATTCCCGAGAGCGTGGCCAGCGTCAACCTGCGGGGCCTCGGAGCTTCACGGACGCTCGTCCTGCTCAACGGCCGCCGCCAGGTCTACACGCCTTCCCGACTCCCCGGCGGGCGGTTCGTGGACGTGAACGCCTTTCCGTCCATCGCGCTCGACCGCATCGAGGTGCTGAAGGAGGGCGCCTCGGCGATCTACGGCTCCGACGCGGTGGCCGGCGTGGCGAACTTCGTCACGCGGCGGGACTTCGAGGGCTTCGAGGTCACCGCGGCGCACGACTACTTCAGCGGGGCCGGCGACTCGAACGCGGCCGCGATCTGGGGCGGCAACCTGGGGGGATCCACGAACCTGGTCCTCTCCGCCGAGTGGGCGACGCGGCGGGAACTCATGCCGCAGGAGCGCGACTGGGGGCTGCGGCCCTATCCGGGGCCCGGCGGGGGCGGCTGGTCCTACTACGGGAACCCCGGCGCGTTCCTCATGCCCACGCTGACCGGAAACGAAGCCCCCGGCGAGTTCGTGAGCGCACTCATCGATTCGCAGTTCGGCGCCAGCCCCAGTCTCTTCGTCGACCCGGACTGCGAGAACTTCGGCGGCGTGGACGAAGGCGTCACCTGCCGCTTCCGCTATCAGCCGTACGACAACCTGGTCGATGCCCAGACCCACGTGCGCGCCTTCGGCGAACTCAACACCGAACTGGGGACGGGCACGACGCTCCACCTCGAGGGCCTGTGGTCGGAGGCCGCGATCCCCAACTGGCTCACGACGCCCTCGTTCCCGCCGATCTCGCTGTACGACGGGAACCAGATCGTGCCGTCGGCGAATCCCGGGCGTCAGGCGTTCTGCGCCGCCAACGCGGCCCACGCCGGATTCGCTTCCGCCGCCGACTGCCTGGAGAACGACTGGTACTTCTACGGGCGACTGGTGGGGAACAGCGGCCCCGGCCGCACGCTGCACCGATCGTCCCGCACCCAGAGGATCGCGGCCTCGCTGGACCGGTACTTCGAGGCGACCGACGGCCACCTCGACATCTCGGTCAGCTACTCGCGGGCGACGGGCAACGTGAACCAGCCCGCCGAGTACGCCTACCGGAAACACCTCGCCTTCCGCGGCTTCGGAGGCCCGAACTGCGGCGTCGACGTGGTCGTGGACCCGACCTCGCCCTCCGGCATGTCGCTCGGCCCGACGGGCGGGGCCGTGTCCGGTCAGGGTGACTGCATGTTCTACAACCCGTTCAGCAACGCGCTCCAGCGCGCCGAGCAGCCGGGGACGCGGTACACAAACGCCGACAACCCGGCCTACGTGACCGGCGGGGCCAACTCCGCGGAACTCATCGACTGGATCAACGAGGAAGTCGATCTCTTCAACACGGCCGACCTGTTCGTGGCCGAGGCCACGCTCACGGGCCAGTTCACGGAAGCGCTCGGTTACGCCCTCGGCTACCAGTTCCGCCGCTTCGACGTGACGGGGACCCCCAACGACCCGGGCAATCAGGCGATCAACCCCTGCCAGGTGCCGGGGGACCGGACCTGCCTCGAAAAGGCGGGGCCGTTCACCTTCACCACCGGGTATTTCCCGTATGAAGACGATCAGACCGTGCACCGCATCTACGGCGAGATTCCGCTCAGCTTCGGGGACCGGCTCGATGTGCAGGTGGCCGCCAACTACGAGTTCCACGATGTCGCGAGCAGCTTCGACCCGAAGCTGTCCCTTCGGTTGAAGCTGAGCGAATCGCCCGACCACCAACTGTCTCTGCGCGGGTCGCTGCAATCGACCTTCCGCGTCCCGTCCGTGGACGACGTGAACACGGATCAGATCACGGCGCTCGAGTACGTGCAGGAAGTCGACGTCTACAAGGCGGTGGACACGTTCGGAAACCCGGACCTCGAGCCGGAACGGGCCGTGACCGGCAACGCCGGGCTCATCTTCTTCCACTTCCCGAGCCGCCTGCAGGCGACGTTCGACTACTGGACGTACGACTTCAGGGACGTGATCAACGTGATTCCGCATTCGAGCATCACGCGCCTCTATCACGAGGGCGGGGCGAGCCGCGCCGCCGTGCAGGAGTTCGTGAAGTGCCCGGACGACTGGAACACGGGCACGTGCGATGCGGCCCTCATCGAACGCATCCGGATCGACCTCATCAACTGGCCGGGCATGCAGACCTCGGGCTTCGACTGGAGCCTGTCCACGCGCCGCACGCTCGGAAACGGCGAGCTGTCGGTCGGCATCGACGGCACCTACACGCGCACCTACGACATCAAGGCGCTCCAGATCAACAATGTGGAGCTGGTGGGGGCGACGGAGGGAGCAGGGAAGCTCAACCGCTTCAATCCGCTCGCCTGGCCGCTGCCCCGGTGGAAGTGGTCGGCATCGGTCGGATACCACGGCGAGCGCTACTCGGCCATCGGCAACGTCAACTACATCTCCTCCTACGAAGACGACCTCAACGCGGGCGACCCGACCTACCCGCACCGCGTTATCGACGCCTTCGGCACCTTCGATGTGACGCTGATGATGAGGCTGACGAACAACATCGACGCCTTCGTGACGGGCTTCAACCTGTTCGATACGGCGCCGCCGCTGGTCAATCAGGAAGGGGCCTACGACGGCCTCACGCACGACCCGAAGGGGCGGCGCATCAAGGCCGGGATGACCTACACGATCAACTAG
- a CDS encoding DUF2784 domain-containing protein, which yields MYRVLADLVLVVHFLFIAFVVAGGFAAVRWPRLAWAHIPCFAWGALIEFAGWICPLTPLENDLRVASGQAGYSGGFIEHYLLPVIYPGALTREIQIWLGLSVLALNAVAYAWLLFRLPARSGR from the coding sequence CTGTACCGGGTGCTCGCAGATCTCGTCCTCGTCGTCCACTTCCTCTTCATCGCCTTCGTCGTCGCCGGCGGCTTTGCCGCGGTCCGCTGGCCGCGTCTGGCGTGGGCGCACATCCCGTGCTTCGCGTGGGGGGCGCTGATCGAGTTCGCCGGCTGGATCTGCCCACTCACGCCGCTGGAGAACGACCTGCGGGTCGCGAGCGGGCAGGCGGGCTACTCCGGGGGGTTCATCGAGCACTACCTCTTGCCGGTGATCTACCCCGGCGCGCTGACCCGCGAGATCCAGATCTGGCTCGGCCTGTCCGTCCTCGCGCTGAACGCGGTGGCGTACGCGTGGCTCCTGTTCAGACTACCCGCCCGAAGCGGTCGCTGA